A genome region from Streptomyces sp. NBC_01296 includes the following:
- a CDS encoding 3-oxoacyl-ACP synthase III family protein gives MLIQPCDPSPRAGITAVGSLLPEEVRSSEDLQQEVARRSGLVLPPRLLTQATGIVSRRVAGEGVYASTLAVGAARRALAAGGLSPMDIDLLVFASASRDMVEPATAHIVQAELGSRAHALDVTNACNSFVNGIDLARAMILAGRARRALVVTGETPSRAVQYAPAGLAELREGFAGYTFGDAGAAVVVEAVERGGILDVDTETHSEHWAVGGIPGGGSRHPRGDAYTYFRGDGHELRGVFEKVGTAVIDRTLHRTGMDWDDFAKVLVHQVTVPYLERFAELTGVPAGKLVVTVPELGNVASASIGVQLDRVFGELEPGERVLCVGLGGGISIMTMVWEKS, from the coding sequence ATGCTCATTCAGCCGTGTGATCCGTCGCCGCGCGCCGGGATAACCGCCGTCGGCAGCCTGTTGCCCGAGGAGGTCCGCTCCTCGGAGGACCTCCAGCAGGAGGTGGCCCGCCGCAGCGGCCTCGTCCTGCCGCCGCGGCTGCTGACGCAGGCCACCGGGATCGTCTCGCGCCGGGTCGCGGGCGAGGGCGTGTACGCCTCGACGCTCGCCGTGGGCGCCGCGCGCCGGGCGCTGGCCGCCGGCGGGCTCTCCCCGATGGACATCGACCTGCTGGTGTTCGCCTCGGCGTCGCGCGACATGGTCGAGCCCGCGACCGCGCACATCGTGCAGGCGGAACTCGGTTCCCGGGCCCACGCCTTGGACGTCACCAACGCCTGCAACAGCTTCGTGAACGGCATCGACCTGGCCCGGGCCATGATCCTGGCCGGACGGGCCCGGCGGGCGCTGGTCGTGACCGGGGAGACCCCGAGCCGGGCGGTGCAGTACGCGCCGGCCGGGCTCGCGGAGCTGCGCGAGGGCTTCGCCGGGTACACGTTCGGCGACGCGGGGGCCGCCGTCGTCGTGGAGGCGGTGGAGCGCGGCGGGATCCTCGACGTGGACACCGAGACGCATTCCGAGCACTGGGCGGTCGGGGGCATCCCGGGCGGCGGTTCGCGGCACCCGCGCGGGGATGCGTACACGTACTTCCGCGGTGACGGGCACGAACTGCGGGGTGTTTTCGAGAAGGTGGGCACCGCGGTCATCGACCGGACCCTGCACCGTACGGGGATGGACTGGGACGACTTCGCCAAGGTGCTGGTGCACCAGGTGACGGTGCCGTACCTGGAGCGGTTCGCGGAGCTGACCGGGGTGCCGGCCGGGAAGCTGGTGGTCACGGTGCCCGAGCTCGGGAACGTCGCGAGCGCGAGCATCGGTGTGCAGCTGGACCGGGTGTTCGGTGAACTGGAGCCGGGGGAACGGGTGTTGTGTGTCGGGCTGGGCGGCGGGATCAGCATCATGACGATGGTCTGGGAGAAGTCGTGA
- a CDS encoding glycosyltransferase family 2 protein, with amino-acid sequence MTERLWVVVPAHQEEARLGDTLRALAAQRDRDFTLLVVDNASTDNTAAIAREFATGAPFAVEVIEEPQKGVGSAVDTGFRYAIDRGATLLARTDADCLPRPGWTGAARAALTARPGLVCGRITARRDEHGPIGRAGFAGLVRLAALFGRLRPEHAARRGGFKAPYRMHAGNNMAITAELYLAVGGMPRRPSPTDRLFLNAVRRHTDRITHCRRMVVENSTRRLQAYGIAGTARWYLDQGSGTHGTDPR; translated from the coding sequence GTGACGGAGCGGTTGTGGGTGGTCGTGCCCGCCCACCAGGAGGAGGCCCGCCTCGGCGACACCCTGCGGGCGCTCGCCGCCCAGCGCGACCGTGACTTCACGCTGCTGGTCGTCGACAACGCCTCGACGGACAACACGGCTGCGATCGCACGGGAGTTCGCCACGGGCGCGCCGTTCGCGGTGGAGGTGATCGAGGAGCCGCAGAAGGGGGTCGGCTCTGCCGTGGACACCGGATTCCGGTACGCGATCGACCGGGGCGCGACCCTGCTCGCGCGGACGGACGCCGACTGCCTGCCGAGGCCCGGCTGGACGGGCGCGGCGCGGGCCGCGCTCACGGCCCGTCCGGGCCTGGTGTGCGGGCGGATCACCGCCCGGCGCGACGAGCACGGGCCGATCGGCCGAGCCGGTTTCGCGGGGCTGGTCCGGCTGGCCGCGCTGTTCGGACGGCTGCGGCCTGAGCACGCCGCCCGAAGGGGCGGCTTCAAGGCCCCGTACCGCATGCACGCGGGGAACAACATGGCCATCACCGCCGAGCTGTACCTCGCCGTCGGCGGGATGCCGCGGCGCCCCTCGCCCACCGACCGGCTCTTCCTCAACGCCGTACGCCGGCACACCGACCGGATCACGCACTGTCGGCGGATGGTCGTGGAGAACTCCACCCGCCGGCTGCAGGCGTACGGGATCGCCGGCACGGCCCGCTGGTACCTCGACCAGGGCAGCGGCACCCACGGAACGGACCCCCGCTGA
- a CDS encoding class I adenylate-forming enzyme family protein, translating to MLDRLDHALRARPERAAVLTATRTGATRVRATRGELAELADAFAAALHARGLRAGDTVGVAVRPGPRALAVMLALWRLGLRGAVLDPGAGPDVLRARLALAEPSLVLADAAAQAVAGWARPLARRARLALPDLASLGAPVATVGRRLPGCAPALDPDAARAGVPGQGRRPAYGDSDADAVIVFTSGTTSQPRAVVHTRASLAAGMASVSALFGAADPARAGDPVLGGTFFVLVPSLTHGAPVALPARSPAVLARQLRRLRPRDTYLTPPQLRDALGAGARFRGRVWTGSAPASAELLSRVRGAGAEEAWGVYALTELFPAAAVEARQKAAYEGPGDLVGAPLPGVTAKPDEDGQLLLAGAAARRRYLGEEPEPWVRTGDRARLDGAGRIVLEGRSKDMVLRRAENIYPGLYEPALHVPGVELAVLVGIPAGRGAESAGDERLVALVQPQTGVAEPGLRAALAGPLGRMGSARPDAVLFARVPLAGRSRKPDRAAAAALAAARLSGTR from the coding sequence ATGCTCGACCGACTCGACCACGCGCTGCGCGCCCGCCCCGAGCGGGCCGCCGTGCTCACCGCCACCCGCACCGGGGCCACCCGGGTCCGGGCCACGCGCGGCGAACTCGCCGAGCTGGCCGACGCGTTCGCCGCGGCCCTGCACGCGCGCGGGCTGCGCGCCGGGGACACCGTCGGGGTCGCCGTCCGGCCCGGGCCGCGGGCGCTGGCCGTCATGCTCGCGCTGTGGCGGCTCGGGCTGCGCGGGGCCGTGCTCGACCCCGGCGCGGGGCCCGACGTACTGCGCGCCCGGCTCGCGCTGGCCGAGCCCTCGCTCGTCCTCGCCGACGCGGCCGCGCAGGCCGTCGCGGGCTGGGCCCGCCCGCTGGCCCGCCGGGCCCGGCTCGCCCTGCCCGACCTGGCCTCGCTGGGCGCCCCCGTGGCCACCGTCGGGCGGCGGCTGCCCGGCTGTGCGCCCGCGCTGGACCCGGACGCGGCGCGTGCCGGGGTCCCCGGGCAGGGTCGCCGCCCGGCGTACGGGGACTCCGACGCCGACGCGGTGATCGTCTTCACCTCCGGGACCACCTCGCAGCCCCGGGCCGTGGTGCACACGCGGGCGAGCCTGGCCGCCGGGATGGCGTCCGTCTCCGCGCTGTTCGGCGCCGCGGATCCGGCCCGGGCGGGCGATCCGGTGCTCGGGGGCACCTTCTTCGTCCTCGTGCCCTCCCTCACGCACGGCGCCCCGGTGGCGCTCCCGGCCCGGTCCCCGGCGGTCCTGGCCCGGCAGCTGCGCCGGCTGCGGCCGCGGGACACGTATCTGACGCCGCCGCAGCTGCGGGACGCCCTGGGCGCGGGGGCGCGCTTCCGCGGGCGGGTGTGGACGGGCTCGGCGCCGGCGAGCGCCGAGCTGCTGTCCCGGGTGCGGGGCGCCGGCGCCGAGGAGGCGTGGGGCGTGTACGCGCTGACGGAGCTGTTCCCGGCCGCCGCGGTCGAGGCACGCCAGAAGGCGGCGTACGAGGGCCCCGGCGACCTGGTCGGGGCCCCGCTGCCCGGGGTCACGGCGAAGCCGGACGAGGACGGCCAGCTGCTGCTGGCGGGGGCCGCGGCTCGCCGCCGCTACCTGGGCGAGGAGCCCGAGCCGTGGGTGCGTACGGGAGACCGGGCGCGGCTGGACGGAGCGGGGCGGATCGTCCTCGAGGGCAGGAGCAAGGACATGGTGCTGCGCAGGGCCGAGAACATCTACCCGGGCCTGTACGAGCCCGCGCTGCACGTGCCCGGGGTGGAGCTGGCCGTACTCGTCGGCATCCCGGCGGGCCGCGGCGCCGAGTCCGCGGGCGACGAGCGGCTCGTGGCCCTCGTACAGCCGCAGACAGGGGTCGCCGAGCCGGGGCTGCGCGCCGCCTTGGCGGGGCCGCTGGGGCGGATGGGCTCCGCCCGCCCCGACGCCGTGCTGTTCGCGCGGGTCCCGCTGGCGGGACGCTCCCGCAAACCCGACAGGGCGGCGGCCGCGGCGCTCGCGGCGGCCCGGCTGAGCGGGACCCGATGA
- a CDS encoding cytochrome P450 → MSRARARRRDRRVYVRSHPLLFALLAATRGRPVRRLGGTLLVHDASAYREALTRLPLDRTAPGTTGAAARTALAGSAEPARPAPTGPAEPDRRTADAARAVLAGSAEPGRATAGTTDGAAHTPRAGSAELGPAAGGIAGGVLFDQEGSGHRADRRGLAQELGAAGVEELRAVWQPLLARRLAPLAQGGEVDAVALARELAGTVVCRLLGAEAGPVEVAQAAADAAAASVRTHLPGPHRPGAKAAAAHTARRLQSLLGRPLATPLPTPVPGCPHGAAAHGVPGADGAAARCPQGGTAAGAEVPGRAASPPGSRAGGGDALGAMVAVAAVNTTVAALPRAVAWCADAGLWEQAADPVLRLRLADELLRVTAASPLLPRVAAADGTVGGCPVRSGDRLLLVARHAAEAHRRDPDALAPADPALAHLVFGAGPHACPGARLARVQLADTLAALAPYRPVVTRARVDRRAALPGWRLLTVKATS, encoded by the coding sequence ATGAGCCGGGCCCGCGCCCGGCGGCGCGACCGCCGGGTGTACGTACGCAGCCACCCGCTGCTGTTCGCGCTGCTCGCCGCCACCCGCGGCCGCCCGGTGCGCCGCCTCGGGGGCACGCTGCTGGTCCACGACGCTTCGGCCTACCGCGAGGCCCTGACCCGCCTCCCCCTGGACCGCACGGCCCCCGGCACCACGGGCGCCGCGGCCCGCACGGCACTGGCGGGGTCGGCGGAGCCCGCCCGCCCGGCGCCCACCGGTCCGGCGGAGCCCGACCGCAGGACGGCCGACGCGGCACGCGCGGTGCTCGCCGGGTCGGCGGAGCCCGGCCGGGCGACGGCCGGCACCACCGATGGCGCGGCACACACCCCGCGCGCGGGCTCGGCGGAGCTCGGCCCTGCGGCGGGCGGCATCGCCGGCGGCGTGCTGTTCGATCAGGAGGGCAGCGGGCACCGCGCGGACCGGCGGGGGCTCGCGCAGGAGCTCGGTGCGGCCGGTGTGGAGGAACTGCGCGCGGTGTGGCAGCCGTTGCTCGCCCGCCGGCTGGCGCCGCTCGCACAGGGCGGCGAGGTCGACGCGGTCGCGCTCGCGCGGGAGCTGGCCGGCACGGTGGTCTGCCGGCTGCTGGGCGCGGAAGCCGGCCCGGTGGAGGTGGCACAGGCCGCCGCCGACGCCGCGGCCGCGTCGGTGCGCACCCATCTGCCGGGCCCGCACCGCCCGGGCGCGAAGGCGGCTGCCGCCCACACGGCGCGCAGGCTCCAGTCCCTCCTGGGCCGCCCTCTCGCCACGCCGCTCCCCACGCCCGTGCCCGGCTGCCCTCATGGCGCGGCGGCCCACGGCGTCCCGGGCGCCGATGGGGCTGCCGCCCGGTGCCCTCAGGGCGGAACGGCAGCCGGCGCCGAGGTGCCGGGCCGCGCCGCCTCGCCGCCCGGCAGCCGGGCGGGTGGGGGCGATGCGCTCGGTGCGATGGTGGCGGTGGCCGCCGTCAACACCACCGTGGCCGCGCTGCCGCGGGCGGTGGCGTGGTGCGCCGACGCCGGTCTGTGGGAACAGGCCGCGGACCCGGTGCTGCGGCTCCGGCTGGCCGACGAGCTGCTGCGGGTCACCGCGGCCTCGCCGCTGCTGCCCCGCGTGGCGGCGGCCGACGGGACGGTCGGCGGCTGCCCGGTCCGCAGCGGCGACCGGCTGCTGCTGGTCGCCCGGCATGCCGCGGAGGCACACCGCCGCGACCCGGACGCCCTCGCCCCGGCCGATCCGGCCCTGGCCCACCTGGTGTTCGGCGCCGGCCCGCACGCCTGCCCCGGCGCCCGCCTGGCCCGCGTCCAACTGGCCGACACCCTGGCGGCCCTGGCCCCGTACCGACCGGTGGTGACCCGCGCCCGGGTCGACCGCCGGGCCGCCCTGCCGGGCTGGCGCCTGCTGACCGTGAAGGCCACCTCATGA
- a CDS encoding NAD-dependent epimerase/dehydratase family protein produces the protein MNADRTGRTAAGADRSAGVGRGVGGLRVAVTGGSGFCGGHVARATVARGAEVVCLGRRPGPVGEHRFWDAARELPDLAGVDVVVHCAAAVGDPAPGSPAEAEMYAVNVTGTERLLQAAGGRPVVWVSSASVYDPRRDRGLVREDHPCAGQLNAYGRTKAAGEALALAAGAVALRPRAVYGPGDGTLLPRLLSRVRAGTLLLPGPDVPLSLTAVENLADAALAAADGWAPGAYNVADAAPYARDAAVRRVLHAHGIAARIRHLPVGVARTAARAAEVLARTGEPALSRYAVDQLAHPVVLDLTRARAQGWTPHRTLDDYLATLAPGGRTVPGD, from the coding sequence ATGAACGCCGACCGGACCGGCCGGACCGCCGCCGGAGCGGACCGCTCCGCCGGCGTCGGCCGGGGGGTCGGGGGGCTGCGGGTCGCCGTGACCGGGGGGAGCGGGTTCTGCGGTGGGCACGTGGCGCGGGCCACCGTGGCGCGCGGGGCCGAGGTGGTGTGCCTGGGACGGCGGCCCGGGCCCGTCGGGGAGCACCGGTTCTGGGATGCGGCCCGCGAACTGCCGGACCTGGCCGGGGTCGACGTCGTCGTGCACTGCGCGGCCGCGGTCGGCGACCCGGCCCCCGGATCCCCCGCCGAGGCGGAGATGTACGCGGTCAACGTCACCGGCACCGAACGGCTGCTGCAGGCCGCCGGAGGCCGGCCCGTGGTCTGGGTGAGCAGTGCCAGCGTCTACGATCCGCGCCGCGACCGCGGCCTGGTCCGCGAGGACCACCCGTGCGCCGGGCAGTTGAACGCCTACGGCCGCACCAAGGCGGCGGGCGAGGCCCTCGCACTGGCCGCGGGGGCGGTGGCGCTGCGGCCGCGGGCCGTCTACGGCCCCGGCGACGGCACCCTGCTGCCGCGGCTGCTCTCCCGGGTCCGGGCCGGGACCCTGCTGCTGCCGGGTCCGGACGTCCCGCTCAGCCTGACGGCGGTGGAGAACCTGGCCGATGCCGCGCTCGCGGCGGCCGACGGCTGGGCCCCGGGCGCGTACAACGTGGCCGACGCGGCGCCCTACGCGCGCGACGCCGCCGTACGCCGGGTCCTGCACGCGCACGGCATCGCCGCCCGTATCCGCCACCTCCCGGTGGGGGTGGCCCGTACGGCGGCCCGCGCGGCGGAGGTGCTCGCGCGCACCGGCGAACCGGCCCTCAGCCGCTACGCGGTGGACCAGCTGGCCCACCCGGTGGTCCTGGACCTGACCCGGGCCCGGGCCCAGGGCTGGACCCCGCACCGCACGCTGGACGACTATCTCGCCACGCTCGCCCCGGGCGGCCGGACCGTCCCCGGCGACTGA
- a CDS encoding MbtH family protein: MTDTDESGYRVVRNDEEQYSIWRADRELPAGWHAEGTTGTRQECLDHIAAVWTDMRPLSLRRRMATA, encoded by the coding sequence ATGACTGACACCGACGAGAGCGGCTACCGGGTCGTGCGCAACGACGAGGAGCAGTACTCCATCTGGCGTGCGGACCGCGAGCTGCCGGCGGGCTGGCACGCCGAGGGCACGACGGGCACGCGGCAGGAATGCCTGGACCACATCGCCGCGGTGTGGACGGACATGCGCCCGCTGAGCCTGCGCCGCAGGATGGCGACGGCCTGA
- a CDS encoding lantibiotic dehydratase produces the protein MSDTPETVHLPTGGWRLWEHFALRGPGFPAEGVLRMAPPGLALAADKFGPGDTLAGPDWEAFTGAFDTGAVRTAELLQDIAASPRFRAAVAWQNPAVLRTGIAPFLNWTPTAAGRTSMPRQREELVAHYWQRFCVKNDTIGFFGPVGWGRWDLATDGVRVDPGAGGFLADSRVYFASWAIDALAKSLNADPALRAWIPPRRVSFVRAEGLSVHLPGRPPQPIGESARAVLDRCDGTRPVAAIAEALGIPVAEATETVQWLLAKRWVHWRLDVPTGTYPERELRTVLERIGDPALRDPALEKLAVLERGRDAVQAAGLDAEALTSAIGALEADFAALTATDAQRSKGARTAPCRGLVYSDARRAATATLGTALLDELTPLAQCLTAARWLTNRFAERVGARLREVYERLRAAGPVDLGSMWLGCLPSPYPEAGRDLDAVQAELRAKWARILAVPEGARRVRVSSADIAEQVRAEFEEPGAGWSLARYFSPDVLLLAENADAVARGDFEMVLGEMHSALNTMGASLFVHQHPDRDELIAETTRDFPGPRLLPMLPKELPLKWSTRSRPSLDRPQDYYVSLVDDTGDPHRPRTVLCADVAVEDRDGRLMAVLPDGAAFDLLDVYANTLTQRVMDRFTLRPEGDHTPRISIDKMVVARETWAFPATELAFADEKSEAKRYVRARHWREEHDLPRFVFVVSPTEPRPFYVDFDSPVYLTILAKAARRLARKDPGAKLKISEMLPTPEQAWLTDDQGDTFTSELRFVAVDRTVTDLSRPADGSA, from the coding sequence ATGTCGGACACCCCAGAGACCGTGCACCTGCCCACCGGCGGGTGGCGGTTGTGGGAGCACTTCGCACTCCGCGGCCCGGGTTTCCCGGCCGAGGGGGTCCTGCGCATGGCTCCGCCCGGACTCGCCCTGGCCGCCGACAAGTTCGGGCCGGGCGACACCCTCGCCGGCCCGGACTGGGAGGCTTTCACCGGGGCCTTCGACACCGGCGCGGTCCGCACCGCCGAGCTGCTCCAGGACATCGCGGCCTCACCGCGCTTCCGGGCCGCCGTGGCCTGGCAGAACCCGGCCGTGCTGCGCACCGGCATCGCGCCGTTCCTGAACTGGACGCCGACCGCGGCGGGTCGGACCAGCATGCCCCGCCAGCGCGAGGAACTGGTCGCCCACTACTGGCAGCGGTTCTGCGTCAAGAACGACACCATCGGGTTCTTCGGCCCCGTCGGCTGGGGGCGCTGGGATCTCGCCACGGACGGGGTACGGGTGGACCCCGGCGCCGGCGGGTTCCTCGCCGACTCTCGGGTCTACTTCGCCAGTTGGGCCATCGACGCCCTGGCCAAGTCGCTGAACGCGGACCCCGCGCTGCGGGCGTGGATACCCCCGCGCCGGGTGTCCTTCGTACGGGCCGAGGGCCTGTCCGTGCATCTGCCGGGCCGGCCGCCGCAGCCCATCGGCGAGAGCGCCCGCGCCGTACTGGACCGGTGCGACGGGACCCGGCCCGTGGCCGCGATCGCCGAGGCACTGGGGATCCCGGTGGCGGAGGCGACCGAGACCGTGCAGTGGCTGCTGGCCAAGCGCTGGGTGCACTGGCGCCTCGACGTGCCGACGGGCACCTACCCGGAGCGGGAGCTGCGGACCGTCCTGGAGCGGATCGGCGATCCGGCCCTGCGAGACCCGGCCCTGGAGAAGCTCGCCGTCCTGGAGCGCGGACGGGACGCCGTCCAGGCGGCCGGCCTCGACGCCGAGGCGCTGACCTCGGCGATCGGCGCCCTGGAGGCCGACTTCGCGGCGCTGACCGCCACCGACGCACAGCGCTCCAAGGGCGCGCGGACCGCGCCCTGCCGGGGGCTCGTGTACTCGGACGCGCGGCGCGCGGCGACCGCGACCCTCGGCACCGCCCTGCTGGACGAGCTCACCCCCCTCGCACAGTGCCTGACCGCGGCCCGCTGGCTGACCAACCGGTTCGCCGAGCGGGTCGGGGCGCGGCTGCGCGAGGTGTACGAGCGGCTGCGTGCGGCCGGCCCGGTGGACCTGGGGTCGATGTGGCTGGGCTGCCTGCCCTCCCCGTACCCGGAGGCGGGCCGGGACCTCGACGCCGTCCAGGCGGAGCTGCGCGCGAAATGGGCGCGGATCCTGGCCGTGCCCGAGGGAGCGCGCCGGGTCAGGGTGTCCTCGGCGGACATCGCCGAGCAGGTGCGGGCGGAGTTCGAGGAGCCCGGCGCGGGCTGGTCGCTGGCCCGCTACTTCAGCCCGGACGTGCTGCTGCTCGCGGAGAACGCGGACGCCGTGGCCCGCGGCGACTTCGAAATGGTGCTGGGCGAGATGCACAGCGCGCTCAACACGATGGGCGCCTCGCTCTTCGTCCACCAGCACCCCGACCGGGACGAGCTGATCGCGGAGACCACCCGCGACTTCCCCGGGCCGCGACTGCTGCCGATGCTGCCCAAGGAGCTGCCGCTGAAGTGGTCGACGCGCAGCAGGCCTTCGCTGGACCGGCCGCAGGACTACTACGTCTCGCTGGTCGACGACACCGGCGACCCGCACCGCCCGCGCACCGTCCTGTGCGCCGACGTCGCGGTGGAGGACCGGGACGGCCGGCTGATGGCGGTGCTGCCCGACGGGGCCGCGTTCGACCTGCTCGACGTGTACGCGAACACCCTGACGCAGCGCGTCATGGACCGGTTCACGCTGCGCCCCGAGGGCGACCACACGCCGCGGATCAGCATCGACAAGATGGTGGTGGCGCGCGAGACCTGGGCCTTCCCGGCGACCGAACTGGCCTTCGCCGACGAGAAGTCCGAGGCGAAGCGGTACGTACGGGCCCGGCACTGGCGCGAGGAACACGACCTGCCCCGGTTCGTGTTCGTGGTCTCGCCGACCGAACCCCGGCCGTTCTACGTGGACTTCGACAGCCCGGTGTACCTGACCATCCTCGCGAAGGCCGCACGCCGGCTGGCCCGCAAGGACCCCGGGGCCAAACTGAAGATCAGCGAGATGCTGCCCACCCCGGAGCAGGCCTGGCTGACCGACGACCAGGGCGACACGTTCACCTCGGAGCTGCGCTTCGTGGCCGTCGACCGGACGGTCACCGACCTCTCGCGGCCCGCGGACGGGAGCGCGTGA
- a CDS encoding amino acid adenylation domain-containing protein: MRTFVDDIAAHAALDPDRVAVTTPAGEVTYAELTARIDALAAVLRARGARPETVCAVAVERGVDAVVAPAAVVRCGAAFLGLDPEQPPARLAALARSGGAELLVTASALAGGLDLPVPGPPVLLDRPGSAAGADGGPGGPLGERSLAYVSHTSGSTGEPSAVLVEHRGLDSYLRFIARDYGLGPDTVALQLAPLGYDASLRDTFAPLLAGGRLVVVPRSALLRPEEFGAVVREHGVNALLSTTPSFLSFLAGQPNGARLLAGVRLVVSSGESLRPFLAAGGRPLVRGSLVNQYGPTECTMTSTRYAVPARPDVLSDTVGTPIDGVAVRLLDAGMSPVADGDTGEVYIGGAGVARGYRGRPARTAECFVPDPFGPPGARMYRTGDLARTGPDGLEYLGRGDRQVKIRGYRVDPAEVEGALLSHAGVTGAVVTSESDAQGRVFLVAHVTGDLAGTTDAALRAHLAVGLPPHLMPRRFVRLAELPTTRGGKADRRALSQTGGRS, encoded by the coding sequence ATGCGGACCTTCGTCGACGACATCGCCGCGCACGCCGCCCTCGATCCGGACCGGGTCGCCGTCACCACCCCCGCCGGCGAGGTGACGTACGCGGAGCTCACCGCCCGCATCGACGCCCTGGCGGCGGTGCTGCGGGCCCGCGGCGCCCGGCCGGAGACGGTGTGCGCGGTGGCCGTGGAACGCGGCGTGGACGCCGTGGTGGCACCGGCTGCCGTGGTGCGCTGCGGCGCGGCGTTCCTGGGCCTGGACCCGGAGCAGCCGCCCGCCCGGCTGGCGGCGCTGGCCCGCAGCGGCGGCGCGGAGCTGCTGGTGACCGCCTCGGCCCTGGCGGGCGGGCTCGACCTGCCGGTCCCGGGGCCGCCCGTCCTGCTGGACCGGCCCGGGAGCGCGGCCGGCGCGGACGGGGGGCCGGGCGGGCCGCTCGGCGAGCGCTCGCTCGCGTACGTCAGCCACACCTCCGGGAGCACCGGGGAGCCCAGCGCCGTGCTGGTCGAGCACCGCGGACTGGACTCGTACCTGCGCTTCATCGCCCGCGACTACGGGCTGGGGCCCGACACCGTGGCCCTCCAGCTCGCCCCGCTCGGCTACGACGCGTCCCTGCGGGACACCTTCGCCCCGCTGCTGGCGGGCGGGCGGCTGGTGGTGGTGCCGCGCTCGGCGCTGCTGCGGCCCGAGGAGTTCGGCGCCGTGGTCCGCGAGCACGGGGTGAACGCGCTGCTGAGCACGACCCCGTCGTTCCTGTCGTTCCTGGCCGGGCAGCCGAACGGGGCCCGGCTGCTCGCCGGGGTCCGACTGGTGGTCTCCAGCGGCGAGTCGCTGCGGCCGTTCCTGGCGGCCGGGGGGCGGCCGCTGGTCCGGGGCAGCCTGGTCAACCAGTACGGCCCGACCGAGTGCACGATGACCTCGACCCGGTACGCCGTGCCGGCCCGGCCGGACGTCCTGAGCGACACCGTCGGCACCCCGATCGACGGCGTGGCCGTACGCCTCCTGGACGCCGGGATGTCCCCGGTGGCCGACGGGGACACCGGGGAGGTCTACATCGGCGGGGCGGGCGTGGCCCGCGGCTACCGCGGGCGGCCCGCCCGTACGGCCGAGTGCTTCGTACCGGACCCGTTCGGTCCGCCCGGGGCGCGGATGTACCGGACCGGCGACCTGGCCCGGACGGGTCCCGACGGGCTGGAGTACCTGGGGCGCGGTGACCGGCAGGTGAAGATCCGCGGCTACCGCGTCGACCCGGCCGAGGTGGAGGGGGCTCTGCTGTCCCATGCCGGGGTCACGGGGGCGGTCGTCACCAGCGAGAGCGACGCGCAGGGGCGGGTGTTCCTCGTCGCCCACGTCACGGGGGACCTGGCGGGCACCACCGACGCCGCCCTGCGCGCGCACCTGGCCGTCGGCCTGCCCCCGCACCTGATGCCGCGGCGGTTCGTGCGGCTGGCGGAGCTGCCCACCACCCGCGGCGGCAAGGCCGACCGCCGTGCCCTCTCGCAGACGGGAGGCCGGTCATGA